Proteins from a genomic interval of Desulfomicrobium macestii:
- the ybeY gene encoding rRNA maturation RNase YbeY has protein sequence MLHLDQAVPVDPRFPLSGPELMEIFEGLAATFGLDEWQISLRIVDDREMAELNERFMGCLGPTNVLSFPGGEEDWLGDLVLSAETLARESWLYNQDTHEYTVRLLAHGLLHLMGHDHGQEMDALTELAVASVRLDAEESFRRLFPSV, from the coding sequence ATGCTGCATCTGGATCAGGCCGTGCCGGTTGATCCCCGCTTCCCCCTGTCGGGGCCGGAGCTCATGGAGATTTTCGAGGGATTGGCCGCGACTTTTGGGCTCGATGAGTGGCAGATCTCCCTGCGCATTGTCGATGACCGGGAAATGGCCGAATTGAACGAGCGGTTCATGGGCTGCCTGGGGCCGACCAATGTGCTCAGCTTTCCCGGAGGCGAGGAAGACTGGTTGGGGGATCTGGTGCTGTCCGCCGAGACCCTGGCCCGGGAATCCTGGCTCTACAACCAGGACACCCACGAATACACCGTGCGTCTTTTGGCCCACGGCCTGCTGCATCTCATGGGCCATGACCACGGCCAGGAAATGGACGCGCTGACGGAGCTGGCCGTGGCCTCGGTCCGTCTCGATGCCGAAGAGTCCTTCAGGCGCCTCTTCCCTTCAGTCTGA
- a CDS encoding PhoH family protein — MEIQEISFENADFAREVFGPGNAYLDTVATMTGVRVESRGNALSIFGEDPLMVGLVCRYFAQIYDLVRGGHQLFERDIEQSLRIMLRDPSTPLKSYYQEALFAVSSRKSVSPKTVTQREYLHAMRELDLTLGIGPAGTGKTYLAVAVGVSLFLQKKVKRLILTRPAVEAGEKLGFLPGDLAEKINPYLRPLYDALHDMLDYAKVQEMIGTGAIEIAPLAFMRGRTLNNAFVILDEAQNTSPEQMKMFLTRLGYGSRAVVTGDITQIDLPGHIGSGLVQAMDVLKDVQGIAMVHFTEADVIRHPLVGRIVRAYDRHRQTMQATQTREGDASGQAGRGKGRRVTPVREG; from the coding sequence ATGGAAATTCAGGAAATATCCTTTGAAAACGCGGACTTTGCTCGCGAAGTCTTTGGCCCCGGGAATGCCTATCTGGATACCGTGGCCACAATGACGGGCGTGCGCGTCGAGAGCCGGGGCAACGCGCTTTCGATCTTTGGCGAAGATCCGCTCATGGTCGGTCTGGTCTGCCGGTATTTCGCCCAGATTTATGATCTGGTGCGCGGAGGCCACCAGCTTTTCGAGCGCGACATAGAACAGAGTCTGCGCATCATGCTGCGCGATCCGTCCACCCCGCTCAAGAGCTATTACCAGGAAGCGCTTTTCGCGGTTTCATCCCGCAAGTCGGTCAGCCCCAAGACCGTGACCCAGCGCGAGTACCTGCACGCCATGCGTGAACTGGACCTGACCCTGGGCATCGGCCCGGCCGGGACCGGCAAGACCTATCTGGCCGTGGCCGTGGGCGTGTCCCTGTTTCTGCAGAAAAAGGTCAAGCGCCTGATCCTGACCCGACCGGCCGTGGAGGCGGGCGAAAAGCTCGGATTCCTGCCCGGCGACCTGGCGGAGAAGATAAACCCGTATCTGCGCCCGCTCTATGACGCGCTGCACGACATGCTCGACTACGCCAAGGTGCAGGAGATGATCGGCACCGGGGCCATCGAGATCGCGCCCCTGGCCTTCATGCGCGGCCGTACGCTGAACAACGCCTTCGTCATTCTCGACGAGGCCCAGAACACGTCCCCGGAGCAGATGAAGATGTTTCTGACCCGCCTGGGCTACGGATCGCGGGCCGTGGTCACCGGCGACATCACCCAGATCGACCTGCCCGGCCATATCGGGTCGGGCCTGGTGCAGGCCATGGATGTGCTGAAGGATGTGCAGGGCATCGCCATGGTTCATTTCACCGAGGCGGACGTCATCCGCCATCCGCTGGTGGGCCGCATTGTCCGCGCCTATGACCGGCATCGACAAACCATGCAGGCCACGCAGACGCGCGAAGGCGATGCGTCCGGACAGGCCGGGCGCGGCAAGGGCCGCCGGGTCACGCCGGTGCGGGAGGGCTGA